A stretch of Aedes aegypti strain LVP_AGWG chromosome 2, AaegL5.0 Primary Assembly, whole genome shotgun sequence DNA encodes these proteins:
- the LOC110675654 gene encoding keratinocyte proline-rich protein-like has translation MKGLPISFLLVTLSAIVVLGDEPNTDSNAVGLVQNNEASTMEGEKKTAKRHLSLGIGYGGGLGFSGGVYGGHSAGLIGKGVGIGYGGGYGGGYGGGYGRLYGHGDGYEGGYHGAGFGYGYGGGYASHGGYHSGYRGSYGGFAKPFYTATIKEHIPVPVPKPYPVFIKKTIPIPITVPKPVPYPVYVKKPIPIPIDRPVPVAVPYPVTKHVQVPVPHPYPVPVKVPTPVVVTKPVVVTKPVLITKHYTPVVSAPIVSTPIVSTPVIAAHAPILATTGHISVSNHGVHQTHGSHLHSGSYGYSSGGHYGGGSLGHYGASSHFGSEGHFAAGGHFGAGGHYGAGGHFAAGTVGGTICDH, from the exons ATGAAGGGCTTACCG ATTTCGTTCCTGTTAGTAACGCTAAGCGCGATAGTCGTTCTCGGAGATGAGCCGAATACAGATTCTAACGCAGTTGGGCTGGTTCAAAACAACGAAGCATCTACGATGGAAGGCGAGAAGAAAACTGCTAAACGGCATCTATCGCTAGGCATCGGTTACGGCGGTGGACTTGGGTTTTCTGGTGGTGTGTATGGAGGTCACTCGGCTGGATTAATTGGGAAAGGTGTCGGCATTGGTTACGGCGGAGGTTACGGTGGAGGTTACGGCGGAGGCTATGGAAGGCTGTACGGGCACGGTGACGGTTATGAGGGTGGATACCATGGAGCTGGTTTTGGTTACGGCTATGGCGGAGGATACGCTAGTCACGGTGGATACCACAGTGGTTATCGCGGAAGCTACGGAGGATTTGCGAAACCATTCTACACAGCCACTATCAAAGAACACATCCCTGTGCCAGTGCCAAAACCTTATCCAGTCTTTATAAAGAAGACCATTCCGATTCCAATAACAGTGCCAAAACCAGTACCATACCCAGTGTACGTAAAGAAACCCATACCGATTCCTATTGATCGTCCAGTGCCAGTGGCAGTTCCATACCCCGTCACAAAGCACGTGCAAGTACCAGTGCCACACCCGTATCCAGTGCCAGTGAAAGTGCCAACTCCAGTCGTAGTAACGAAACCTGTAGTTGTGACTAAGCCAGTGCTCATCACCAAGCACTACACTCCTGTCGTGAGTGCACCAATTGTGAGCACTCCAATAGTGTCCACTCCAGTGATCGCGGCACATGCTCCAATCCTCGCCACCACGGGACATATTTCCGTTTCGAACCACGGAGTTCATCAAACTCATGGATCACATCTACATTCCGGTTCATATGGCTATTCGAGTGGAGGCCATTACGGAGGGGGTTCTCTAGGGCATTATGGCGCTTCTAGCCATTTTGGGTCAGAAGGACATTTTGCAGCTGGAGGCCACTTCGGCGCTGGTGGACACTATGGCGCCGGTGGTCACTTTGCAGCGGGAACTGTGGGTGGAACCATATGCGATCACTAA